The Enteractinococcus fodinae genome has a segment encoding these proteins:
- a CDS encoding acetyl-CoA carboxylase family protein, producing the protein MDNTPTILIANRGEIAARIIRTAQAYGIRTVAIRSSDEESLAGAAGLHVQLADEVVTLPGRGAAAYLDAQAVLEAACSSGAQLIHPGYGFLAESTQMAQLCQDAGLTWVGPSAEVLNLFGDKRATREHAESLGIPVPASTGLLSTAEEDYEVAVSTAAELLAAHPGGIAIKAVAGGGGRGIRMVHDADKLHDALNACAAEAQAGFGDDRVFAEAIVTGARHIEVQVLGTPDGVHVLGDRDCSIQRRRQKLVEIAPAPGLSDELRASLHADAARLTESAGYLSLATVEFLVSDDRYELLEVNPRIQVEHTVTEQVTGLDLVACQLDVATGKQPVGLNDHSVEAPEPRGYAVQLRVAAESMQASGEPMPSAGTVDAVTWPTGPGVRVDTWVQPGTTVTGAFDSLLGKIIVQGPTLEAALSAGDRALCETRISGIDTNVALLQAIGQILAPGSETTTSFDARAADIVTCANEIEAARQARNPSAPGANGRGSQSPPISGNGVAEPKLRSDETLLRASLTGTVVSVGEKPSEYVLLEAMKMHHPVSGPVAQTVRHLVSVGDFVSAGTPLAVLSGVAEQDEDAALEVEPHPGVAEVQERHAAVLDEAREKHLKKIRDRGRRTARENVADLVDPGSFVEYGPLAIAAQTKRRSVEDLIEKTSGDALVGGVATIEGQEVVVISYDFSVLAGTQGTRNHAKVDRLIQVAQQRQVPLILFAEGGGGRPGETDRAPSVGLSVPTFADLAALRGQVPMIAVVSGYTFAGNAALAGVCDLIIATPEVNLGMGGPAMIEGGGLGKYRPEDIGPAELHLANGVIDILAQDEAEAVAHVKEALSALTGTRRSQQEENVSPLEVDEELAETARTVVPADRLRAFSMVDAITSVVDPGTFTEVRQEFGAGAITGFGRIDGEPIAIIANNNHHLGGAIDVDAARTMTQHLTLAQDHGLPVVSFVDTPGFMVGVEAEREPGVRAFGDLFVAGALLTVPVGAVVIRKAYGLGAMAMLAGSSKSPQFTIAWPSGELGPMGLEGAVRLGYAKELAAIDDPEAREAKEAELTDQLYEQGRAMSAAMIFEIDDVIDPALTRDWIRTLV; encoded by the coding sequence ATGGACAACACCCCTACAATTCTTATTGCCAATCGCGGCGAAATTGCCGCGCGGATTATCCGAACAGCACAGGCCTATGGGATACGCACCGTTGCCATTCGCTCCTCGGATGAAGAATCCTTGGCTGGAGCAGCCGGCCTGCACGTACAACTTGCTGACGAAGTAGTCACGCTGCCAGGTCGCGGCGCTGCGGCATACCTCGATGCGCAAGCGGTTCTTGAGGCCGCCTGCTCGAGCGGTGCCCAACTGATCCACCCGGGCTATGGATTCTTGGCCGAATCAACACAAATGGCACAGCTGTGCCAAGACGCCGGCCTCACGTGGGTTGGACCCTCTGCCGAGGTGCTCAACTTATTTGGGGATAAGCGTGCGACACGGGAGCACGCCGAATCCCTTGGCATCCCGGTTCCCGCCTCAACCGGCCTGCTGTCTACGGCAGAAGAGGACTATGAAGTGGCAGTTTCTACTGCGGCAGAGCTGCTGGCCGCGCACCCCGGTGGTATTGCCATTAAGGCCGTGGCCGGCGGAGGCGGGCGGGGGATCCGCATGGTCCACGATGCCGATAAGCTCCACGATGCGCTCAACGCGTGTGCTGCAGAAGCACAAGCTGGCTTCGGAGACGACCGTGTTTTTGCCGAGGCTATAGTCACCGGTGCACGGCATATCGAAGTACAGGTCTTAGGCACCCCTGACGGGGTCCATGTATTAGGGGACCGCGACTGCTCTATTCAGCGCAGACGCCAGAAGCTGGTGGAAATCGCCCCCGCGCCAGGGCTGAGCGATGAGCTACGAGCAAGTTTGCACGCCGATGCTGCTCGACTGACGGAATCCGCGGGGTACTTGTCATTGGCGACCGTGGAATTTCTCGTCTCTGATGACCGGTACGAGCTGCTCGAAGTCAACCCTCGCATCCAGGTCGAGCACACGGTCACTGAGCAAGTAACAGGGCTTGATCTGGTGGCCTGCCAACTCGATGTTGCCACCGGCAAACAACCAGTAGGTCTGAATGATCACTCTGTAGAGGCACCAGAGCCACGCGGCTACGCGGTCCAACTACGGGTCGCCGCCGAGTCCATGCAAGCCTCGGGGGAGCCGATGCCCAGTGCCGGTACAGTTGACGCGGTCACGTGGCCGACAGGCCCCGGGGTGCGAGTGGATACATGGGTTCAACCGGGCACGACCGTTACCGGGGCCTTCGACTCGTTGCTGGGCAAGATCATCGTCCAGGGACCTACCCTCGAGGCAGCGTTATCAGCCGGAGACCGGGCGCTGTGCGAAACTCGGATCTCAGGAATCGACACCAACGTCGCCTTATTACAAGCGATCGGCCAGATCCTTGCGCCGGGAAGCGAGACCACAACTTCGTTTGATGCTCGGGCAGCAGACATCGTCACCTGCGCCAACGAGATCGAAGCGGCCAGACAGGCTCGAAACCCCTCAGCCCCTGGAGCCAACGGCAGAGGTTCCCAGTCGCCGCCGATCAGTGGCAACGGTGTGGCTGAACCGAAACTTCGCAGCGATGAAACCCTGCTTCGCGCCTCGCTGACCGGCACCGTCGTGTCCGTCGGGGAGAAACCCAGCGAATATGTGCTGTTGGAGGCCATGAAGATGCATCACCCCGTCTCGGGGCCGGTTGCGCAAACCGTCCGGCACCTGGTTTCGGTGGGAGACTTTGTTTCCGCCGGGACTCCTCTGGCTGTGCTCAGTGGCGTCGCAGAGCAGGATGAGGATGCCGCCTTAGAAGTAGAACCACACCCCGGTGTGGCCGAGGTCCAAGAACGACACGCAGCGGTGCTGGATGAAGCCCGCGAGAAGCATCTGAAAAAGATTAGAGATCGTGGCAGACGCACGGCGCGAGAAAACGTTGCTGACCTGGTAGATCCGGGCAGTTTCGTGGAATACGGGCCCTTGGCTATCGCTGCCCAAACCAAGCGCCGCAGTGTTGAAGATCTTATTGAAAAGACTTCTGGGGACGCTCTCGTGGGCGGTGTCGCCACGATCGAAGGCCAAGAAGTTGTGGTCATCAGCTACGACTTCTCGGTCTTGGCGGGCACGCAAGGCACCCGCAACCACGCAAAAGTAGACCGGCTGATTCAGGTGGCCCAGCAACGCCAGGTGCCATTGATCCTCTTCGCCGAAGGCGGCGGTGGCCGTCCGGGCGAAACTGACCGGGCGCCCTCAGTAGGGCTGAGCGTGCCGACCTTCGCAGACCTCGCCGCGCTCCGCGGGCAGGTACCGATGATTGCTGTGGTTTCCGGCTACACCTTTGCCGGCAACGCAGCGTTAGCCGGGGTCTGTGATCTCATTATCGCCACGCCTGAGGTCAACCTCGGCATGGGCGGGCCAGCAATGATCGAAGGCGGGGGACTCGGCAAATACCGCCCCGAGGATATCGGTCCGGCAGAGCTCCACCTAGCCAACGGTGTCATAGACATCCTCGCCCAGGATGAGGCCGAAGCAGTAGCCCACGTGAAAGAGGCATTGTCCGCGCTCACCGGAACCCGGCGCTCGCAGCAAGAGGAGAACGTTTCTCCTTTAGAGGTTGATGAAGAGCTCGCCGAAACCGCTCGCACCGTCGTGCCGGCGGATAGACTCCGCGCGTTCTCTATGGTCGATGCGATCACTTCGGTTGTTGACCCGGGAACGTTTACGGAAGTTCGGCAGGAATTCGGCGCTGGCGCCATCACCGGCTTCGGGCGCATTGATGGTGAGCCCATTGCGATCATTGCCAATAATAACCATCATCTCGGTGGCGCGATCGACGTTGATGCCGCACGGACGATGACCCAGCATCTGACGCTCGCACAAGATCATGGCTTGCCGGTCGTCTCGTTTGTCGACACCCCCGGCTTTATGGTCGGTGTCGAGGCCGAGCGAGAACCAGGAGTCCGAGCATTCGGCGACCTCTTCGTGGCCGGCGCTTTACTTACCGTCCCGGTGGGGGCCGTTGTCATCCGGAAAGCCTACGGCTTGGGCGCGATGGCAATGCTGGCCGGTAGCTCGAAATCCCCGCAGTTCACCATCGCCTGGCCAAGCGGTGAACTCGGGCCCATGGGACTC
- a CDS encoding AMP-binding protein yields MPETSSRITAWQAAAEELAALRTLWPEEVPHNPAELAAGTGLAETIQHWARTRPDAVAVSYYGWQSTWSEVERRVGALAGWLSGHGVGVGDRVGVYMGNSPQYFESFAAIAWLGAVYVPINPMYKAEELRYQLEDSGAVHLIAATQLREIVDSVLPELGHEVSVTWTDPAAVFLEAGAPAPTPGLPISVPSAETAGDWAAVLETSPVPPVPSDPDRLAALNYTGGTTGRPKGCEHTLGHMAYTAAASAAGMGKTSTSSTRDVTLGFLPMFWIAGQNLGLLLPFYSGGEVAIMNRWNPRVALRAIHDRGVTRLAAPAEGYDEMLQLLATEEFADVDISSLEQSQALSLSRKLDIDLRERWHAQTGLTLREASYGMTETHTSDTFTLGLQDEDRDLRAEPVYCGYPVPGTNIVVVDADLNPVPVGHEGEILVNSPSVLTGYWRNPTATEETLIGGWLRTGDTGRFDEVGALTYLARTKEMIKVNGMSAFPSEIEALLRMHPDVDTVAVAPREDQAKGQVPVAFVIPTPGSQPDADELTAWAKENMAVFKVPEFVFVDQMPMTATGKIRKNELIEQVNQLT; encoded by the coding sequence ATGCCAGAGACTTCATCAAGAATTACAGCATGGCAGGCGGCCGCAGAGGAACTTGCTGCGCTGCGAACGCTCTGGCCGGAAGAAGTTCCGCATAACCCCGCTGAGTTGGCGGCAGGGACCGGCCTGGCCGAGACCATCCAACACTGGGCTAGGACCCGCCCCGATGCGGTAGCGGTCAGCTACTACGGATGGCAGTCGACCTGGTCAGAAGTGGAACGCAGGGTGGGAGCGCTCGCCGGCTGGCTGTCAGGTCACGGGGTCGGTGTGGGAGATCGTGTTGGCGTCTATATGGGAAACAGCCCGCAGTATTTCGAGTCGTTTGCTGCAATTGCCTGGCTTGGTGCGGTCTATGTGCCTATCAACCCGATGTACAAAGCCGAAGAGTTACGGTACCAACTTGAAGACTCGGGTGCGGTCCACCTGATCGCCGCGACTCAACTGCGAGAAATCGTTGATAGCGTTCTTCCTGAGCTCGGCCACGAGGTCTCAGTGACATGGACAGATCCGGCTGCCGTTTTCCTTGAAGCGGGCGCACCTGCGCCCACCCCAGGATTGCCTATATCGGTGCCCTCTGCTGAAACAGCGGGGGACTGGGCGGCAGTCCTTGAAACCTCGCCCGTACCTCCGGTGCCTTCGGACCCTGACCGTCTCGCGGCATTGAACTACACGGGTGGGACAACAGGGCGGCCAAAAGGATGCGAACATACGCTGGGCCACATGGCGTACACCGCAGCCGCTTCCGCCGCAGGGATGGGCAAAACTTCCACAAGTTCCACACGGGATGTCACCCTAGGCTTCCTTCCGATGTTCTGGATCGCGGGGCAAAATTTGGGTTTGTTGTTGCCGTTCTATTCCGGCGGGGAAGTGGCGATCATGAACCGGTGGAATCCACGTGTAGCGCTGAGGGCGATTCATGACCGTGGCGTCACTCGTCTCGCCGCACCTGCTGAAGGCTATGACGAGATGCTGCAATTATTAGCGACTGAAGAGTTTGCGGACGTCGACATCAGTTCGCTGGAGCAGTCCCAGGCGCTTTCACTGAGTCGAAAACTCGACATCGACTTGCGCGAGCGCTGGCATGCCCAGACCGGTCTGACCTTGCGAGAGGCATCCTACGGGATGACCGAAACCCACACATCTGACACGTTTACGCTGGGTCTGCAGGATGAAGACCGGGATCTGCGAGCTGAGCCAGTGTACTGCGGGTACCCTGTGCCCGGAACAAACATCGTGGTGGTCGATGCGGATCTCAACCCGGTCCCCGTAGGACACGAAGGGGAGATTCTGGTGAATTCGCCCTCGGTTCTGACCGGATATTGGCGCAACCCGACCGCTACCGAAGAGACCCTAATTGGTGGATGGCTCCGCACCGGTGACACCGGCCGTTTTGATGAAGTGGGCGCGCTGACCTACTTGGCGCGGACCAAGGAAATGATCAAAGTCAACGGCATGAGTGCATTTCCCTCCGAAATCGAAGCCCTGTTGCGTATGCATCCCGATGTGGACACCGTCGCGGTCGCGCCCCGCGAAGATCAGGCCAAAGGGCAGGTTCCCGTCGCATTCGTGATCCCCACCCCGGGATCCCAGCCGGACGCCGACGAGCTCACCGCATGGGCCAAAGAGAACATGGCGGTATTCAAGGTGCCCGAATTTGTCTTTGTCGATCAGATGCCCATGACCGCCACGGGCAAGATCCGCAAGAACGAACTCATCGAACAGGTCAATCAGCTGACCTGA
- a CDS encoding phosphotransferase, protein MVEDLKARLESRLHQLGHPSGEITDIQQLTGGASRLMWLVGTTLSGDWCRFVLRMDHPSDPDPEANAQEARVLAAAHAAGVASPSVLDHSVDPQILGTPYLMLSFIEGETIAPRILKDERYATARERLPAQLGEAIGRIHAVPLDGLGLEEAEDPIDSLLDDYAATAVDRPALLLGLRELARRKPEAAPKRTLVHGDFRLGNLMVDESGLAAVLDWELTHLGDPFEDLGYVCMRAWRFGGPGRVAGVGEVSDFLDAYESQTGFRPSEEQLTWWEARATAWWGIGCLRQMQRSVPGHTNELELLAIGRRTAEQEHDLLELLYPEVQPAEVGTSSTDGAPQNGRSAPSLFTEPTADELFNGLESYLTQDLIRGEGEPNRFKARVAKNVVSLLRRENSQRPEADRWYARALHELRADDEKGLAQCVQQLSDTSASSEETRRIVAVLKTAARLRLEVSNPKYLT, encoded by the coding sequence ATGGTAGAGGACCTCAAAGCCCGCTTGGAATCGCGCCTTCATCAGCTCGGGCACCCATCAGGCGAGATTACCGATATACAACAACTCACCGGTGGCGCCAGCAGGTTGATGTGGCTGGTGGGAACCACCCTGAGTGGGGACTGGTGTCGATTCGTGTTGCGGATGGACCATCCCAGCGATCCCGATCCCGAAGCCAATGCACAAGAAGCTCGGGTGCTCGCTGCGGCCCATGCCGCCGGAGTCGCAAGTCCTTCAGTGCTGGACCATTCGGTGGACCCCCAGATCCTGGGGACCCCGTACCTCATGCTGAGCTTTATAGAAGGGGAGACTATCGCTCCTCGCATCCTGAAGGATGAGCGATACGCGACAGCACGAGAACGCTTACCGGCTCAACTGGGTGAAGCAATCGGACGCATCCACGCAGTACCTTTGGATGGGCTGGGGCTAGAAGAGGCCGAGGACCCAATTGACAGTCTTCTTGATGATTACGCCGCGACGGCTGTCGACCGTCCGGCACTGCTCTTAGGACTGCGCGAACTAGCCCGCCGCAAACCTGAGGCAGCGCCGAAACGCACCCTGGTTCACGGGGATTTTCGTCTAGGAAATCTCATGGTGGACGAATCGGGTCTGGCCGCTGTGCTGGATTGGGAACTCACCCACCTGGGCGACCCGTTTGAGGATCTGGGATACGTTTGTATGCGAGCCTGGCGATTCGGCGGGCCCGGCCGAGTAGCTGGAGTCGGGGAGGTATCCGATTTTCTGGATGCTTATGAATCGCAGACCGGTTTCCGCCCCTCCGAGGAGCAATTGACCTGGTGGGAAGCTCGAGCCACCGCCTGGTGGGGTATTGGGTGTCTCCGACAAATGCAGCGCTCCGTACCCGGCCATACCAATGAACTTGAGCTCTTGGCTATTGGACGTCGTACAGCCGAGCAGGAACATGACCTGCTCGAGCTGTTATACCCCGAGGTGCAACCCGCCGAGGTTGGTACAAGCTCGACCGATGGTGCTCCGCAGAACGGACGGTCCGCCCCAAGCTTGTTCACGGAGCCGACCGCAGATGAGCTGTTCAACGGGCTCGAGTCCTATTTAACGCAGGACCTTATTCGTGGCGAAGGTGAACCCAACCGTTTCAAGGCTCGCGTGGCCAAGAATGTCGTCAGCCTGCTGCGTCGTGAAAACAGCCAACGACCAGAGGCCGATCGATGGTACGCAAGGGCGCTGCACGAGCTACGCGCGGACGATGAAAAGGGGCTCGCGCAGTGCGTGCAGCAACTCTCAGACACATCGGCAAGTTCCGAGGAGACCCGGCGCATCGTCGCGGTGCTCAAGACAGCAGCGCGACTCCGTCTCGAAGTCTCCAACCCGAAATACCTCACATAA
- a CDS encoding acyl-CoA dehydrogenase family protein, with translation MDYRIPEYLQNLLNELDEFIEREIRPLENENDNIRFFDHRREYARTDWDNGGVPHPDWEALLAEAKRRADKAGFYRAQLPKHLGGSGLGNLDMAVIRDHFASKGLGLHNDLQNEHSIVGNNVGLMLLMNYGSEAQIDEWKEKIAAGEAHFSFGITEPDHGSDATHMETTATKTDSGWVINGEKMWNSGLHTADRDIVFARTHGEPGSAEGITAFLVPLDAPGVDILEYVWTFNMPTDHAHVRFTNVEVDETQLFGELGRGLQIVQHFFNENRIRQAASSLGAAQYCINESVEYAKERKPFGKPLAVNQAIQFPLVDLQARASMLRSFIRETAWLMDQDGAFTVSDKISMANYQGNRLVCEAADQAMQVHGGMGYSRKKPFEHIYRHHRRYRITEGADEIQMRRIAGYMFGFMSQRNPKGVTTDTYKTQADSEATQRA, from the coding sequence ATGGATTATCGAATTCCCGAGTACCTACAGAACCTGCTCAATGAATTAGACGAATTCATTGAACGGGAGATCCGCCCGCTGGAGAACGAAAACGATAATATTCGGTTCTTCGATCATCGACGCGAGTACGCACGCACCGACTGGGACAATGGTGGGGTCCCACACCCAGATTGGGAAGCATTGTTGGCTGAAGCCAAGCGTCGCGCGGACAAAGCAGGGTTCTATCGAGCCCAATTGCCGAAGCATCTAGGTGGCTCTGGATTAGGAAACCTAGACATGGCTGTCATTCGCGATCACTTCGCCTCCAAAGGGCTTGGCCTTCATAACGATCTGCAGAATGAACACTCGATAGTCGGCAACAACGTGGGTCTGATGCTTCTGATGAACTATGGCTCCGAAGCGCAGATTGATGAATGGAAAGAAAAGATTGCCGCGGGCGAGGCGCACTTCAGCTTCGGCATCACGGAACCAGATCATGGTTCGGATGCCACCCACATGGAAACGACCGCGACGAAGACCGATTCCGGTTGGGTCATTAATGGGGAAAAGATGTGGAACTCCGGTCTGCATACGGCCGATCGGGATATTGTTTTTGCTCGCACTCATGGCGAGCCTGGCAGCGCAGAGGGCATCACCGCTTTCCTCGTCCCGTTAGACGCACCTGGAGTCGACATCCTGGAGTACGTCTGGACGTTCAACATGCCCACCGACCATGCCCACGTCCGGTTTACCAATGTCGAAGTCGATGAGACCCAGCTCTTTGGTGAACTCGGTCGCGGCCTACAGATCGTGCAACACTTCTTCAACGAAAATCGAATCCGGCAGGCAGCGTCGAGCCTGGGGGCAGCACAGTACTGCATCAACGAATCCGTTGAATATGCCAAGGAGCGCAAGCCGTTCGGCAAACCGCTCGCGGTCAACCAAGCGATCCAATTTCCACTGGTCGACCTTCAGGCACGTGCCTCCATGCTGCGTTCCTTTATTCGTGAGACAGCATGGCTCATGGACCAAGATGGCGCTTTCACCGTCTCCGACAAAATCTCCATGGCGAATTACCAGGGCAACAGACTGGTTTGCGAGGCGGCCGATCAAGCCATGCAAGTGCACGGCGGAATGGGGTACTCCCGCAAGAAACCCTTCGAGCACATCTACCGGCATCACCGCCGCTACCGCATCACCGAAGGCGCCGATGAAATTCAGATGCGCCGCATCGCCGGTTACATGTTCGGCTTCATGTCCCAGCGTAATCCTAAGGGAGTTACAACCGACACGTACAAGACGCAAGCTGACAGTGAGGCGACACAAAGAGCGTGA
- a CDS encoding PaaI family thioesterase, giving the protein MTSLDSLDGIAMAKRRGRRLEDTPHTQAYREMLAAVRGFQNAVVQANPSPEELAQMTASLQEMQAMLEAQAVPEVERWYGRGGGRDGKLQLVTPQLRIDVVEEDRIQAHTVAEEFYIGMNGAMHGGIVAAIFDALLGRMASGAQGRVCRTAYLTTNYRAITPLNERLDLVAKVESVERRKRFVSGQLWHGDTLCAEADALFVELLPGHQ; this is encoded by the coding sequence ATGACATCACTTGATTCTTTAGACGGCATTGCCATGGCTAAACGCCGTGGCCGAAGACTGGAGGATACGCCACATACGCAGGCGTATCGTGAAATGTTAGCCGCGGTGCGTGGGTTCCAGAACGCGGTAGTGCAAGCCAATCCCAGCCCGGAAGAATTGGCGCAAATGACGGCTTCACTGCAGGAAATGCAGGCGATGTTGGAAGCGCAGGCGGTGCCCGAAGTGGAGCGCTGGTATGGACGTGGCGGTGGGCGCGATGGCAAGTTGCAGTTGGTGACTCCACAGTTGCGCATCGATGTCGTGGAAGAGGACCGCATCCAAGCGCATACGGTGGCAGAGGAGTTTTACATCGGAATGAACGGTGCCATGCACGGCGGGATTGTGGCAGCGATATTTGATGCGTTATTGGGGCGGATGGCTTCAGGCGCGCAGGGTCGAGTGTGTCGCACGGCGTATCTGACGACGAATTATCGCGCGATCACCCCGTTGAATGAGCGGTTGGACCTGGTGGCGAAAGTCGAATCAGTAGAGCGCCGGAAACGGTTCGTCTCAGGACAGCTCTGGCATGGCGACACCTTGTGCGCCGAAGCTGATGCTCTGTTTGTAGAGCTCCTGCCCGGACACCAGTAA
- a CDS encoding phosphotransferase family protein → MTEAQTVPAGLDAEKVGRWIDQKFGVSEVSYSVLSVGRSNLTYTVDVGGEPRWVLRRPPLGHQGGSAHNVAREGRIMAALGSTQVPVPNVLEIVDDPAVMEVPFVFMDHCPGFPLNTPEEWALIPAENRRATAFGMVDTLAAIHRVDIDAAGLGDLRRPGNLVERQLRRWLGQFENITQRDIPVIREVHDVLVERMPKADDVVTGIAHGDFKPNNMIFAPDGTINAVVDWELTAIGDVFTDLGYFVAMFETPQQYTNIWVPGQDDGFPATQELIAHYEEQTGTRAQNVNYYAAFALWKLACIREGVYTRMINGQMGDLAFNAEETGEGVEGLARQALTMLDSDLHS, encoded by the coding sequence ATGACTGAAGCGCAAACGGTGCCCGCGGGGCTCGATGCCGAAAAGGTCGGCCGATGGATCGACCAGAAATTTGGTGTAAGTGAGGTGAGCTATTCGGTCCTATCGGTAGGACGCTCGAATCTTACCTACACCGTCGATGTCGGCGGAGAACCACGGTGGGTGCTACGCAGGCCCCCACTGGGCCACCAAGGCGGCAGTGCCCACAACGTTGCGCGCGAAGGCCGCATTATGGCGGCCCTTGGCTCGACACAAGTGCCCGTCCCGAACGTGTTAGAGATTGTCGATGACCCTGCGGTCATGGAAGTTCCATTCGTGTTTATGGACCACTGTCCTGGCTTCCCGCTCAATACACCTGAAGAATGGGCGCTAATCCCGGCAGAGAATCGGCGTGCAACTGCGTTTGGGATGGTTGACACCCTGGCTGCAATCCACCGTGTGGACATTGATGCCGCTGGTTTGGGTGACTTGCGTCGGCCAGGCAACTTGGTAGAACGTCAATTGCGGCGGTGGCTTGGCCAGTTTGAAAACATTACCCAACGGGACATTCCCGTGATCCGCGAAGTCCACGATGTCCTCGTGGAACGCATGCCCAAGGCGGACGACGTCGTTACCGGCATCGCCCACGGTGATTTCAAACCGAACAATATGATCTTTGCGCCCGACGGCACCATCAACGCGGTCGTCGATTGGGAACTCACCGCGATCGGCGACGTGTTTACAGATCTGGGCTACTTTGTGGCGATGTTCGAAACTCCACAGCAATACACAAACATTTGGGTGCCCGGGCAAGACGACGGGTTCCCAGCGACCCAAGAACTGATTGCGCACTATGAAGAGCAGACAGGCACGCGGGCTCAGAACGTCAATTACTATGCGGCATTTGCACTCTGGAAGCTAGCTTGCATCCGGGAAGGGGTCTACACCCGGATGATCAATGGCCAGATGGGCGATCTAGCATTTAATGCTGAAGAGACTGGTGAAGGCGTTGAAGGGCTCGCAAGACAGGCCCTGACGATGCTCGACTCCGACCTCCACAGCTAA
- a CDS encoding type 2 periplasmic-binding domain-containing protein, with product MQKMQKKNRWSSTSVIAGVAVAALALSGCAGSAGGDAEEERAGDEGYEYGASEEEIKAAFEDVEPLTITYQPSAQSPGGAEAYRAEAFIENLETLSDGKITVDTTYGQGIAGYDELPDALADGRVDIAYMLPIYLPDQFPIFQGYVAGTTLTGTSPLVDELAANAAMGELAWQDENLINEFRDQGIEPLNLFNAAGAVLPMCADETLTADDWSGNQVRASSSAHTAQLQALNASPVSMAYTETFEGLQRNTIDCTLTATLAADAGGFMEVAPHASYTSDVTFARGPGGVYAGMAWDSWPLAVKQLVFDSMQDEFIQSRRGDLAANHIAAEAVREYNGSFEEMDDDLQEALLEVSQGLVDDEIEAGTLPEGSTENIPETLNRWRDVAEELGYEDEGTFANYDEWYDLEDTEYLVPFGERYFEEVMLPHRPS from the coding sequence ATGCAGAAAATGCAGAAAAAGAATCGATGGAGCTCCACGAGCGTTATCGCTGGAGTTGCGGTCGCTGCGTTAGCTTTGTCAGGTTGTGCCGGGAGCGCCGGTGGTGACGCAGAAGAAGAGCGTGCTGGCGATGAAGGCTACGAGTACGGCGCCTCGGAAGAGGAAATCAAAGCGGCATTTGAGGATGTCGAGCCCCTTACCATCACCTATCAGCCCTCCGCACAGTCTCCCGGTGGTGCTGAAGCATACCGCGCGGAGGCCTTCATTGAGAACCTCGAGACGCTGTCTGACGGCAAAATCACCGTCGATACGACTTATGGCCAAGGTATCGCTGGCTACGATGAATTGCCGGACGCGTTGGCCGATGGTCGAGTCGACATCGCATACATGTTGCCGATTTATCTGCCGGACCAGTTCCCGATCTTCCAAGGGTATGTTGCTGGCACCACGTTGACAGGTACCTCTCCACTGGTTGATGAGCTTGCTGCGAATGCGGCGATGGGTGAGCTGGCCTGGCAGGATGAAAACCTGATCAATGAGTTCCGTGATCAAGGTATTGAACCCCTGAATCTTTTCAACGCCGCTGGAGCGGTGCTGCCAATGTGTGCTGATGAGACGCTGACCGCCGACGATTGGAGCGGTAACCAGGTGCGTGCTTCTTCGTCGGCACACACTGCCCAATTACAAGCATTGAATGCATCTCCCGTCTCGATGGCCTACACCGAGACATTCGAAGGGTTGCAGCGAAACACCATCGACTGCACGCTGACCGCAACGTTGGCCGCTGATGCCGGTGGCTTCATGGAAGTTGCCCCGCATGCCTCCTACACCAGCGATGTGACCTTTGCTCGTGGTCCAGGTGGCGTATATGCCGGCATGGCCTGGGACTCCTGGCCGCTGGCAGTGAAGCAGTTGGTTTTCGATTCCATGCAAGATGAGTTCATCCAGTCACGCCGTGGTGACCTGGCAGCCAACCACATCGCCGCAGAAGCGGTCCGGGAATACAACGGTTCATTTGAAGAAATGGACGATGACCTTCAGGAAGCGCTCTTAGAAGTCTCTCAGGGCCTGGTGGATGACGAAATTGAAGCTGGCACCCTGCCAGAAGGCTCGACCGAGAACATCCCAGAGACGCTGAACCGCTGGCGGGACGTCGCTGAGGAGCTCGGGTATGAAGATGAGGGCACTTTCGCGAACTACGACGAGTGGTACGACCTAGAAGACACCGAATACCTCGTGCCGTTCGGTGAACGCTACTTCGAAGAAGTCATGCTCCCACACCGCCCAAGCTAA
- a CDS encoding PaaI family thioesterase encodes MNSAQNASVREDSAFMKASGLVIETLEKTRATGYADLGEDQLMPKGVVHGGVYATIVETIGSAGASHAVSELGQYSVGVNNSTDFLRPSTGTHATVVAEALYQGRTQQLWQVVITDSATGKDLARGQLRVQNVPESPEQ; translated from the coding sequence ATGAACTCAGCTCAAAACGCATCAGTGCGAGAAGACAGCGCGTTTATGAAAGCCTCGGGTCTGGTCATCGAGACCTTGGAAAAGACTCGTGCGACGGGATACGCCGATCTGGGCGAGGATCAACTCATGCCCAAAGGTGTAGTTCACGGCGGAGTCTACGCCACGATTGTGGAAACGATCGGCAGTGCCGGAGCAAGCCACGCAGTCTCTGAACTGGGACAGTATTCCGTGGGGGTGAATAACTCCACTGATTTTCTACGCCCTAGCACCGGTACGCATGCAACGGTGGTGGCCGAGGCGCTATACCAGGGACGCACGCAGCAGCTGTGGCAAGTGGTGATCACCGATAGTGCTACCGGTAAGGACCTGGCGCGAGGACAGCTTCGCGTACAGAACGTTCCCGAATCACCCGAACAGTAG